One segment of Theobroma cacao cultivar B97-61/B2 chromosome 9, Criollo_cocoa_genome_V2, whole genome shotgun sequence DNA contains the following:
- the LOC18590560 gene encoding probable sugar phosphate/phosphate translocator At3g11320 — translation MSRLFTVGLITSWYSSNIGVLLLNKFLLSNYGFRYPISLTLCHMLACSMFSYMAIAWLKVAPLQGIRSRLQLMKISALGVIFCLSVVAGNISLRFLPVSFNQAVGATTPFFTAVFAYVMTRKRESWVTYATLVPVVTGVIIASGGEPLFHLFGFIMCIGATAARALKSVLQGILLSSEGEKLNSMNLLMYMAPVAVIFLLPAALFMEEGVVGITIALARDDWKFLLYLIFNSALAYFVNLTNFLVTKHTSPLTLQVLGNAKGALAVVISILIFRNPVSVTGMFGYSLTVVGVILYNEAKKRSV, via the exons ATGAGCCGTTTATTCACCGTCGGGCTGATAACATCGTGGTACTCCTCGAACATAGGAGTCTTGTTACTGAACAAGTTCTTGCTAAGCAACTATGGGTTCAGGTACCCGATTTCCCTTACGTTATGCCACATGTTGGCATGTTCCATGTTCAGTTACATGGCCATTGCATGGCTAAAAGTCGCTCCTTTGCAAGGGATAAGATCGCGATTGCAGCTCATGAAGATATCTGCATTGGGGGTCATCTTTTGTTTATCTGTCGTTGCTGGGAATATATCGCTTAGGTTTCTTCCCGTGTCGTTTAATCAGGCTGTGGGGGCCACCACTCCGTTTTTCACGGCCGTTTTTGCGTACGTGATGACCAGGAAGAGGGAAAGTTGGGTAACATATGCCACTCTGGTTCCTGTTGTCACTGGTGTCATCATTGCCAGTGGG GGAGAACCATTGTTTCATCTGTTCGGATTTATAATGTGCATTGGTGCTACAGCAGCACGAGCTTTGAAGTCTGTGCTTCAAGGGATTCTGCTTTCTTCTGAAGG GGAAAAGCTAAACTCTATGAACCTCCTGATGTACATGGCTCCTGTAGCTGTCATATTCCTTCTTCCTGCAGCTCTTTTCATGGAAGAAGGTGTGGTTGGGATTACAATTGCACTTGCAAGAGATGATTGGAAGTTCTTACTGTATCTGATCTTCAATTCCGCGCTAGCATATTTTGTGAACTTGACTAATTTCTTGGTTACTAAGCACACCAGTCCCTTGACTCTTCAG GTCTTGGGGAATGCAAAAGGAGCTCTAGCTGTGGTTATCTCTATTCTGATATTTAGAAATCCTGTATCAGTAACTGGGATGTTCGGATACTCTCTTACAGTAGTTGGGGTTATTCTCTACAATGAAGCCAAGAAACGCAGTGTGTAA
- the LOC18590561 gene encoding cytosolic enolase 3: MSVQEYLDKHMLSRKIEDAVNAAVRAKTPDPVLFISSHMKKAVPSVITKVKARQILDSRGIPTVEVDLFTNKGMFRASVPSGDSTGMYEAVELRDGDKGTYLGNAVTKAVKNINEKISEALVGMDPTVQLQIDQAMIDLDKTEKKSELGANAILAVSIAACKAGAAEKEVPLYKHIADLSGKTNSILPVPAFTVIRGGKHSGNSMPIQDITILPTGASRFDEALQMGSETYHHLKAVIAEKYGTNGCNVGEDGGFTPNISSVREGLDIVKEAIGRTGYNDRIKIGMDVAATDFCIGTKYDLEFKSPNKSGQNFKSGEDMIQMYKELCSEYPIASIEDPFDKEDWEHSKRFCSLGLCQVVGDDLLMSNPKRMERAMHDSACNCLLLKINQIGTVTEAIEVVKLAKEAHWGVVVSHRCGETDDSFIADLAVALGAGQIKAGAPCRGERVAKYNQLLRIEEELGDQAVYAGEDWRPSC; this comes from the exons ATGTCGGTGCAAGAGTACCTCGACAAGCACATGCTCTCTCGCAAAATCGAAGACGCCGTCAATGCCGCTGTCCGAGCTAAAACTCCCGATCCCGTCCTGTTTATC TCTAGTCATATGAAAAAAGCGGTTCCTTCAGTGATAACGAAGGTAAAAGCTCGGCAGATTCTCGACAGCAGAGGAATTCCTACTGTTGAAGTTGATTTGTTCACTAACAAAGGAATGTTCCGTGCTTCCGTGCCTAGTGGCGACTCCACTGGAAT GTATGAGGCTGTTGAACTGAGAGATGGGGACAAGGGAACATATCTTGGAAATGCTGTGACAAAAGCTGTTAAGAACATCAATGAGAAAATATCTGAGGCATTGGTTGGTATGGATCCAACAGTTCAGCTTCAAATTGATCAGGCCATGATAGACTTGGACAAGACAGAAAAGAAG AGTGAGCTTGGAGCAAATGCTATATTAGCTGTGTCAATCGCTGCATGCAAAGCTGGGGCTGCTGAAAAGGAG gTTCCACTTTACAAACACATAGCCGATCTTTCTGGTAAAACCAACTCAATCCTTCCTGTCCCTGCCTTCACAGTTATCAGGGGTGGAAAACATTCTGGGAATAGTATGCCCATTCAG GATATCACGATTCTCCCAACAGGAGCCAGCAGATTTGACGAAGCCTTACAAATGGGCTCTGAGACCTATCATCACTTGAAG GCTGTTATTGCAGAAAAATATGGTACAAATGGATGTAATGTTGGTGAAGATGGTGGTTTCACTCCTAACATCTCCAG TGTTAGAGAAGGATTGGATATTGTCAAAGAAGCTATCGGCAGAACGGGGTATAATGACAGAATAAAGATAGGAATGGATGTTGCTGCTACTGATTTTTGCATAG GTACAAAGTATGATTTAGAATTCAAATCTCCAAATAAATCCGGGCAAAATTTCAAGTCAGGGGAGGATATGATTCAGATGTACAAAGAACTTTGCTCTG AGTACCCAATTGCATCTATTGAAGATCCTTTTGACAAGGAAGATTGGGAACACAGCAAGCGTTTTTGCAGTCTTGGACTATGTCAG GTGGTAGGAGATGACTTGTTAATGTCAAATCCAAAGCGCATGGAGAGAGCAATGCATGATTCTGCTTGCAACTGTCTTCTTCTCAAG ATAAATCAGATTGGAACAGTGACAGAAGCTATTGAAGTGGTAAAGCTAGCAAAGGAAGCCCACTGGGGAGTGGTGGTATCTCATAGATGTGGGGAAACTGATGATTCTTTCATAGCAGATTTAGCAGTTGCCCTTGGTGCAGGTCAGATCAAAGCAGGTGCTCCTTGCAGAGGAGAGCGGGTGGCCAAGTACAACCAG TTGCTTCGAATCGAAGAAGAGCTCGGAGATCAAGCAGTTTATGCTGGCGAAGACTGGAGACCGTCATGTTGA